From a region of the Qipengyuania spongiae genome:
- a CDS encoding Ppx/GppA phosphatase family protein encodes MADNPPPDLKTGAGEKRGKTSGTVADFRYKRPSQPDRKDPARQSSKTARGRVATPGEPRRFGTDGRGYRQAYAALDLGTNNCRLLIARPSGENFTVIDAFSRVVKLGEDLAATGKLSDAAMERTMAALHICAEKLRKRNVHLARSVATEACRRASNGPDFIARVREETGIALDIISAQEEARLAVLGCHILLESGIGPAVIFDIGGGSTELVLIEPGGPVPRILDWMSVPFGVVSLTDSVPPPDGTQEGRNRRYAEMRRLVDESFAPFAERVRPAAEEAETIRLLGTSGTVTTLASLHLELPQYDRQAVDGLIVPSDSMRDICRRLSTISERERRSVPCIGDDRANLVVAGCAILESIMDLWPAPKLGVADRGIREGILRSLIAADVQGEEGRASLARQRGGGL; translated from the coding sequence ATGGCGGACAACCCTCCGCCGGACTTGAAAACGGGAGCTGGTGAGAAGAGGGGCAAGACGTCCGGCACGGTAGCCGATTTTCGCTACAAGCGCCCCTCCCAGCCCGACCGGAAGGATCCGGCAAGACAATCGTCGAAAACGGCGCGCGGCCGCGTTGCCACGCCCGGTGAGCCACGCCGGTTCGGCACGGACGGCCGCGGCTATCGGCAGGCCTATGCTGCGCTGGATCTCGGCACCAACAATTGCCGCCTGCTGATCGCGCGTCCCTCGGGCGAGAACTTCACCGTGATCGACGCCTTCAGCCGGGTGGTGAAGCTCGGCGAGGATCTCGCGGCGACCGGCAAGCTGTCCGACGCCGCGATGGAGCGCACGATGGCAGCGCTGCACATCTGCGCGGAAAAGCTGCGCAAGCGCAATGTCCACCTCGCCCGCTCTGTCGCGACCGAGGCCTGCCGCCGGGCCTCCAACGGTCCCGACTTCATCGCCCGCGTGCGCGAGGAGACGGGCATCGCGCTCGACATCATCTCGGCGCAGGAGGAGGCGCGGCTGGCCGTGCTCGGCTGCCACATCCTGCTCGAAAGCGGGATCGGCCCGGCGGTGATCTTCGACATTGGCGGCGGCTCGACCGAACTCGTGCTGATCGAGCCCGGCGGCCCGGTGCCGCGTATCCTCGACTGGATGAGCGTGCCCTTCGGTGTCGTCTCGCTGACCGACAGCGTGCCCCCACCCGACGGGACACAGGAAGGGCGCAACCGCCGCTATGCCGAGATGCGCCGACTGGTCGACGAAAGCTTCGCCCCGTTCGCGGAACGCGTGCGCCCCGCCGCCGAGGAAGCCGAGACGATCCGACTGCTAGGCACAAGCGGCACCGTGACGACGCTCGCCAGCCTCCACCTCGAACTGCCGCAATACGACCGGCAGGCGGTCGACGGCCTGATCGTCCCATCCGATTCCATGCGCGATATCTGCCGCCGCCTTTCCACGATCAGCGAGCGCGAACGGCGCAGCGTGCCCTGCATCGGCGATGACCGCGCCAACCTGGTGGTGGCGGGCTGCGCCATCCTCGAATCGATCATGGATCTGTGGCCCGCGCCCAAGCTGGGCGTCGCCGATCGTGGCATTCGCGAGGGCATATTGCGCAGCCTGATCGCCGCCGACGTGCAGGGCGAGGAAGGGCGCGCCTCGCTCGCCCGCCAGCGCGGAGGCGGCCTCTAG
- a CDS encoding phage portal protein encodes MGLIDRTLHRLGLERRSDTSPLDPSWQALAPMTGYYAGLSARAAENLSTVLACTSSIATALAYVPARVYRWEGDNRLEYTTHPLSRLIRYGFNPAMTWCDGIEHLVADTLLTGNGLLEIERAGNGQISGLAYHPWGMVTVQELSSGRLAYDVSDGRGNSRRLLQGEAIHLRDRTNDGKIGVSRLSRSADTVTGVDLANRHARQFLANGANPSGVLESASQLTGEQRAALRESFDRRYTGAGNAGRALLLEGGMTWKAAQISPEDAELLETRRFGVEEIARLFQVPPPIIGDYTHNTFTNSETAGRWFATFCLAPWARKIEAEFSRSLFPTGSPYELELDLSGFLRGDPETRWNAHKIALETGVLDADEVRQAEGWNPRREAENG; translated from the coding sequence ATGGGCCTGATCGACCGCACCCTGCACCGGCTGGGCCTAGAGCGGCGTTCCGACACCTCTCCGCTCGATCCGAGCTGGCAGGCGCTGGCACCGATGACCGGCTACTATGCGGGCCTCTCGGCGCGGGCAGCCGAGAACCTGTCCACGGTGCTCGCTTGCACGTCCTCGATCGCCACGGCGCTCGCCTACGTCCCTGCGCGGGTTTACCGCTGGGAAGGCGACAACCGGCTGGAATACACCACGCACCCGCTCTCCCGACTGATCCGCTACGGCTTCAATCCGGCGATGACCTGGTGCGACGGTATCGAACACCTAGTGGCCGACACGCTGCTGACCGGCAACGGCCTGCTCGAAATCGAGCGTGCCGGTAACGGGCAGATTTCCGGCCTCGCCTATCACCCTTGGGGGATGGTGACGGTGCAGGAGCTGTCGAGCGGACGGCTGGCCTACGATGTATCGGACGGCCGGGGCAATTCCCGTCGCCTGCTGCAAGGCGAAGCCATCCATCTGCGCGACCGCACGAATGACGGCAAGATCGGCGTTTCTCGCCTTTCTCGTTCGGCTGATACCGTAACCGGCGTGGACCTTGCCAACCGGCACGCGCGCCAGTTCCTCGCCAACGGTGCGAACCCTTCGGGTGTTCTGGAAAGCGCCTCGCAATTGACCGGCGAACAGCGGGCGGCGCTTCGGGAGAGCTTCGACCGGCGCTATACGGGTGCGGGCAATGCTGGTCGCGCGCTGTTGCTTGAAGGGGGCATGACGTGGAAGGCGGCGCAAATATCGCCTGAGGATGCCGAGCTACTGGAAACCCGGCGCTTCGGTGTCGAGGAAATTGCGCGGCTGTTCCAGGTCCCGCCCCCGATTATTGGCGACTACACGCACAACACGTTCACCAATTCGGAAACGGCGGGCCGCTGGTTCGCGACGTTCTGCCTCGCCCCCTGGGCGCGCAAGATCGAAGCGGAGTTTTCCCGTTCGCTGTTCCCAACCGGCTCGCCTTACGAGCTGGAGTTGGACCTGAGCGGCTTCCTTCGCGGAGATCCCGAAACCCGCTGGAACGCGCACAAGATCGCGCTCGAAACCGGCGTGCTCGATGCCGACGAGGTTCGGCAGGCCGAAGGTTGGAATCCCCGCCGGGAGGCTGAGAATGGCTGA
- a CDS encoding c-type cytochrome gives MDDRTNTTFGWILGAGIVALGASIASGMVFHADKPEMPEKPGYFVDAPEEGAEDAGPDLGTLLASADATAGEAVFAKCTACHTINQGGANGIGPNLYGVFGKAIGAHAAGFAYSSALSGHGGQWTWENMNEWLKSPRAFASGTKMSFAGLSSPEDRANVMEYIASNGGAPAKPAPAAPEAAAEGEAVDGAGEGPGAVEGAPVSAPEAAGAMGAEQPVPSEGGGATRNESAAKPGT, from the coding sequence ATGGACGACAGAACCAACACCACTTTCGGCTGGATCCTCGGCGCGGGCATCGTCGCCCTCGGCGCGTCGATCGCATCGGGCATGGTGTTCCACGCCGACAAGCCCGAAATGCCCGAGAAGCCGGGCTATTTCGTGGATGCGCCGGAAGAGGGCGCCGAGGACGCCGGTCCCGATCTCGGCACGCTGCTCGCCAGTGCCGACGCGACGGCCGGCGAAGCCGTATTCGCCAAGTGCACTGCCTGCCACACGATCAACCAGGGCGGCGCCAACGGCATCGGTCCGAATCTCTACGGCGTGTTCGGCAAGGCGATCGGCGCCCACGCGGCAGGCTTCGCCTATTCCAGCGCTCTTTCCGGCCATGGTGGCCAGTGGACCTGGGAAAACATGAATGAGTGGCTCAAGAGCCCCCGCGCTTTTGCCAGCGGCACGAAGATGAGCTTCGCCGGCCTTTCGAGCCCGGAAGACCGCGCCAACGTGATGGAATACATCGCGAGCAATGGCGGCGCTCCGGCCAAACCCGCGCCTGCTGCGCCCGAAGCGGCGGCCGAGGGTGAGGCGGTGGATGGTGCCGGCGAGGGCCCGGGCGCGGTCGAGGGAGCTCCGGTCAGTGCCCCCGAAGCAGCCGGCGCGATGGGTGCCGAACAGCCGGTCCCCTCGGAAGGTGGCGGCGCGACCCGCAACGAAAGCGCGGCCAAGCCCGGCACCTGA
- the bla gene encoding class A beta-lactamase codes for MDRRAFLASGVAGLSALGAAACVPPEASEAGRLPAALRLVEVSTGGRFGVAIHDPAAGRTIAHNGTERFALASTFKLSLAAFALAEQQAGRIDLDERTRWSEADFVSHRPFTEERTATGATWRELARAAQTLSDNVAANLLLKRLGGPEALTAFWRSIGDEASRLDRFETDLNRVPPGDLRDTTTPAAMARTVHTLLFAGPLAPETRAQLRQWMVATETGMERVRAGLPRAWEAGDKTGSSGNWPDAPYVRGDIGFVVGPRGQPLTFAAYHRSPLLEPVAAARVDAGFAAIGRLLADYIRRSPAMPGA; via the coding sequence ATGGACAGGCGCGCGTTTCTGGCGAGCGGTGTCGCGGGATTGTCCGCTCTCGGCGCGGCCGCCTGCGTTCCGCCCGAAGCGAGCGAGGCAGGCAGGTTGCCGGCCGCGCTGCGCCTCGTCGAGGTCTCGACCGGCGGGCGGTTCGGCGTGGCCATCCACGATCCCGCCGCGGGCCGCACGATCGCCCACAACGGCACCGAGCGGTTCGCGCTCGCCTCGACCTTCAAGCTGTCGCTCGCCGCCTTTGCCTTGGCGGAACAGCAGGCGGGCCGGATCGATCTCGACGAGCGGACTCGCTGGAGCGAAGCCGATTTCGTGTCGCACCGCCCCTTCACCGAAGAGCGGACGGCAACCGGGGCGACCTGGCGCGAACTGGCCCGCGCGGCGCAGACCCTGTCGGACAATGTCGCTGCGAACCTGCTGCTGAAACGCCTCGGCGGACCCGAAGCGCTGACCGCGTTCTGGCGCTCGATCGGCGACGAGGCGTCGCGGCTCGACCGGTTCGAGACCGACCTCAACCGCGTGCCGCCGGGCGATCTGCGCGACACGACCACGCCCGCGGCGATGGCGCGGACGGTCCACACGCTGCTCTTCGCCGGGCCGCTCGCGCCCGAAACTCGCGCGCAATTGCGGCAATGGATGGTCGCGACCGAGACCGGGATGGAAAGGGTGCGCGCCGGCCTTCCCCGCGCATGGGAGGCGGGCGACAAGACCGGCAGTTCGGGCAACTGGCCAGACGCGCCCTATGTGCGCGGCGATATCGGTTTCGTGGTCGGTCCGCGGGGGCAGCCGCTCACCTTCGCTGCCTATCACCGTTCGCCGCTGCTAGAGCCGGTCGCCGCCGCACGTGTCGATGCGGGGTTCGCGGCCATCGGACGGCTGCTCGCCGACTATATCCGCCGCTCGCCCGCCATGCCCGGCGCGTAG
- a CDS encoding HK97 family phage prohead protease — MGAAATLERRFATDLRSTGRRLEGYAATFSATADLGAFRERISVGAFRNALSGDILALLDHDAGKVLGRTRTGTLELREDDKGLAFSLDLPDTAAGRDVLALAARGDLGGMSFGFLVPEGGEEWDGDTRTLRSIDLREISVVSAWPAYEGTEIALRYYRQHNGSQRRARALRLAEARQWA, encoded by the coding sequence ATGGGCGCGGCGGCAACCCTCGAACGGCGCTTCGCCACTGACTTGCGATCGACTGGTCGCAGGCTGGAGGGCTATGCCGCCACTTTTTCCGCTACGGCGGACCTTGGGGCATTCCGGGAGCGTATTTCAGTCGGCGCTTTCCGGAATGCTCTTTCGGGCGACATTCTGGCCCTGCTCGATCACGACGCGGGCAAGGTGCTCGGTAGGACCCGCACCGGCACGCTGGAGCTTCGCGAGGACGACAAGGGCCTCGCGTTCTCGCTCGACCTCCCTGACACGGCGGCTGGCCGCGATGTGCTCGCCTTGGCAGCGCGCGGCGATCTGGGCGGAATGTCGTTCGGTTTCCTTGTCCCTGAAGGCGGCGAGGAATGGGATGGGGACACCCGGACCCTTCGCTCGATCGACCTGCGCGAGATTAGCGTTGTGTCGGCATGGCCTGCCTATGAGGGCACCGAAATCGCCTTGCGTTACTATCGGCAGCACAATGGATCTCAGAGGCGCGCCAGGGCGCTCAGGCTTGCGGAGGCACGGCAATGGGCCTGA
- a CDS encoding prephenate dehydratase — MRKFPQPALAMVDSMRAAAALEPERAISFGGAPGSNSHQSTMQFAPEALPLPCYNFEDALDAVKTGFAGAAMIPIENSQHGRVADIHFLLPESGLAIVAEHFMAITHALMALPGAGGTFGPFDAAYSHPQALGQSREYLLARGIVPMAHADTAGAAAYVAARGEPNIAALAPPMAAELYGLTIVENAVEDAHDNTTRFVLLAQEPRDPAAIDPAQAMTTFVFEVKNQPAALYKALGCFATNGVNMTKLESYQKGASFAATMFYADIEGAPGNPAVDRAFEELEFHCNTVRLLGSYQRARKRG, encoded by the coding sequence ATGCGAAAGTTTCCCCAGCCCGCACTCGCCATGGTCGATTCGATGCGCGCCGCCGCCGCGCTCGAGCCGGAGCGCGCGATCTCCTTCGGCGGAGCGCCGGGGTCGAACTCGCACCAGTCGACCATGCAGTTCGCACCCGAGGCGTTGCCGCTGCCCTGCTACAATTTCGAAGACGCGCTCGACGCGGTGAAGACCGGCTTTGCGGGGGCAGCGATGATCCCGATCGAGAACAGTCAGCACGGCCGGGTGGCCGACATCCATTTCCTGCTGCCCGAAAGCGGCCTTGCCATCGTGGCCGAGCACTTCATGGCGATCACCCATGCGCTGATGGCCCTGCCCGGCGCGGGCGGCACGTTCGGCCCGTTCGATGCGGCCTATAGCCATCCGCAGGCGCTCGGCCAGTCGCGCGAATATCTGCTGGCGCGCGGCATCGTGCCGATGGCCCATGCCGACACGGCGGGCGCCGCGGCTTATGTGGCGGCGCGCGGCGAGCCCAACATCGCCGCCCTCGCCCCGCCGATGGCTGCCGAGCTTTACGGGTTGACCATCGTCGAGAACGCGGTGGAGGATGCCCACGACAACACGACGCGCTTCGTCCTGCTGGCGCAGGAACCGCGCGATCCCGCCGCCATCGATCCGGCGCAGGCGATGACGACCTTCGTCTTCGAGGTGAAGAACCAGCCCGCCGCGCTCTACAAGGCGCTCGGTTGCTTCGCGACCAACGGCGTCAACATGACCAAGCTCGAAAGCTACCAGAAGGGGGCAAGCTTCGCGGCGACGATGTTCTACGCCGATATCGAGGGCGCGCCGGGCAATCCGGCAGTCGACCGCGCGTTCGAAGAGCTGGAGTTCCACTGCAACACGGTGCGCCTGCTCGGCAGCTACCAGCGGGCGCGGAAACGCGGCTGA
- a CDS encoding isoaspartyl peptidase/L-asparaginase family protein yields MTGPSRILAALAALLATFAVPAAAQDETRWSFAIHGGAGTMSRADMTPERRAAYEAALQRALDAGAAVLRDGGTAMDAVEAAIVLMEDDEKFNAGRGAVFTWEGRNELDAAVMDGRDRSAGAVTGVTSIRHPIRLARAVMADGRHVFLSGAGAEEFARDHELETAGPEWFATDARREALQRMKAEKVSALDVDLKFGTVGAVALDRAGNLAAGTSTGGMTGKRWGRIGDAPVIGAGTYADNRSCAVSATGWGEYFIRVGVAQEICTRLRLAGRTTLPELEDGAEAQASDTIQLTEPIVQNVSDAVLAEVAELGGDGGVIVLARSGAAVFSFNTSGMYRGRATSEGVNEVAIFADE; encoded by the coding sequence ATGACCGGTCCTTCCCGCATTCTCGCAGCGCTTGCCGCGCTCCTCGCCACCTTTGCCGTACCCGCCGCCGCGCAGGATGAAACGCGCTGGTCCTTCGCCATTCACGGCGGGGCGGGGACGATGAGCCGGGCCGACATGACTCCCGAACGCCGCGCGGCATACGAGGCGGCATTGCAGCGCGCGCTCGACGCCGGGGCCGCCGTTCTCCGCGATGGCGGTACGGCAATGGACGCGGTCGAGGCGGCGATCGTGCTGATGGAGGATGACGAGAAGTTCAACGCCGGACGGGGCGCGGTGTTCACCTGGGAAGGCCGCAACGAGCTCGACGCGGCGGTGATGGACGGCCGCGATCGCTCGGCCGGGGCGGTGACCGGCGTGACCAGCATCCGCCACCCCATCCGCCTCGCCCGCGCGGTGATGGCCGACGGACGCCACGTCTTCCTGAGCGGAGCGGGTGCGGAAGAATTCGCGCGCGACCATGAACTCGAGACCGCCGGCCCCGAATGGTTCGCCACCGATGCAAGGCGCGAGGCGCTGCAGCGGATGAAGGCGGAAAAGGTCTCCGCGCTCGACGTCGATCTCAAGTTCGGGACGGTGGGCGCGGTGGCGCTGGACCGGGCGGGCAATCTGGCCGCGGGCACCTCGACCGGCGGGATGACCGGCAAGCGCTGGGGCCGGATCGGCGATGCGCCGGTGATCGGCGCCGGAACCTATGCCGACAATCGCAGCTGCGCGGTCTCGGCGACCGGCTGGGGCGAGTATTTCATCCGAGTTGGCGTGGCGCAGGAGATCTGCACCCGGCTGCGCCTGGCCGGACGCACCACGCTGCCCGAACTGGAAGACGGCGCCGAAGCGCAGGCGTCCGACACGATCCAGCTGACCGAGCCGATCGTGCAGAACGTGTCCGATGCGGTGCTGGCGGAGGTCGCCGAACTGGGCGGCGATGGCGGCGTGATCGTCCTCGCTCGCTCGGGCGCGGCGGTGTTCAGCTTCAACACCAGCGGCATGTATCGCGGCCGGGCGACCAGCGAGGGCGTGAACGAGGTGGCGATCTTCGCCGACGAGTGA
- a CDS encoding RlmE family RNA methyltransferase, which yields MTRSGKNPDKRVKTARKRSASSTRWLERQLNDPYVKQAKADGYRSRAAYKLIELDEKFHLLQGVQRVVDLGIAPGGWSQVVRKKAPRASVVGIDLLPTEPIDGVTIFEMDFMADEAPERLESALDGPPDLVMSDMAANTVGHKQTDHLRTMGLVEAGAWFAIETLAKGGTFVAKVLAGGTDTELLKLLKSHFASVKHAKPPASRKGSSEWYVIAKGFKGRD from the coding sequence ATGACCCGATCAGGCAAGAACCCCGACAAGCGGGTGAAGACCGCGAGGAAGCGCAGCGCCTCCTCGACCCGTTGGCTCGAGCGCCAGCTCAACGATCCTTACGTCAAACAGGCCAAGGCCGACGGCTATCGCAGCCGCGCGGCCTACAAGCTGATCGAGCTCGACGAGAAGTTCCATCTGCTCCAGGGCGTGCAGCGGGTGGTCGATCTCGGCATCGCGCCGGGCGGGTGGAGCCAGGTCGTGCGCAAGAAGGCGCCGCGCGCTTCCGTGGTCGGCATCGACCTCTTGCCAACCGAACCCATCGACGGCGTGACCATTTTCGAGATGGACTTCATGGCGGACGAGGCGCCAGAGCGGCTCGAGTCGGCGCTGGACGGCCCGCCCGATCTCGTGATGAGCGACATGGCGGCGAACACGGTCGGCCACAAGCAGACCGATCACCTGCGCACGATGGGCCTCGTCGAGGCAGGCGCATGGTTCGCGATCGAGACGCTGGCGAAGGGCGGCACCTTCGTCGCCAAGGTGCTGGCGGGAGGAACCGACACCGAGTTGCTCAAGCTGCTCAAGTCGCATTTCGCGAGCGTGAAGCACGCCAAGCCACCGGCGAGCCGCAAGGGCTCGTCCGAGTGGTATGTGATCGCGAAAGGGTTCAAGGGGCGCGACTGA
- a CDS encoding tyrosine-type recombinase/integrase: MKKPQFVTKFTDRHGKVRYRFRRKGYPAHYFKAPFGTKAFEREYAACLEQEKPAIGTDRIAPGSVSDVIARYYSDSAFLDLRPATQLVYRGVLERFRAKFGNDPMRAFDAKRIQRVMNAMRHKPHAASRLRKLLAQLFTVARRERIVPGTFDPVKDTRPPKAESEGYHRWTEDELAQFEAKHPLGTKPRLAFALLLYGAQRSGDVRYLTHSAIAGGRIRLKQSKTSNAIDVPVVEPLRAALEAGPMGDVLVLENNRGKAFTAKGFYNMVKRACIAAGLPHCSAHGLRKAAARRLRDANCSDDEGMAITGHKTVREYRRYAGDSGNAERADSAMQKAYGVSNPVE, from the coding sequence ATGAAGAAGCCCCAGTTCGTCACCAAGTTCACCGACCGGCACGGCAAGGTGCGGTATCGCTTCCGCCGCAAGGGCTACCCTGCCCACTATTTCAAGGCACCCTTCGGCACGAAGGCTTTCGAGCGTGAATACGCGGCGTGCCTGGAGCAAGAGAAGCCCGCGATCGGAACGGACAGGATCGCCCCCGGTAGCGTCTCAGACGTGATAGCGCGCTACTACAGCGATTCCGCCTTCCTCGATCTGCGACCGGCGACCCAGCTTGTCTATCGCGGCGTTCTGGAGCGGTTTCGTGCAAAGTTCGGCAACGATCCGATGCGGGCCTTCGACGCTAAGCGGATTCAGCGCGTGATGAATGCGATGCGCCATAAACCGCACGCGGCCTCTCGTCTCCGCAAGCTCCTCGCTCAGCTCTTCACGGTGGCACGGCGCGAAAGGATTGTGCCGGGCACGTTTGATCCGGTGAAGGATACCCGACCGCCGAAGGCAGAGAGCGAAGGCTACCATCGCTGGACTGAGGACGAGCTGGCGCAATTCGAAGCGAAGCACCCGCTGGGGACGAAACCACGGCTGGCCTTCGCTTTGCTGCTCTATGGCGCTCAGCGAAGCGGAGACGTTCGCTACCTGACGCACAGCGCCATCGCGGGCGGCCGTATCCGCCTGAAGCAATCAAAGACATCCAACGCGATCGACGTGCCTGTTGTCGAGCCTCTGCGCGCTGCGCTGGAAGCTGGACCGATGGGCGACGTTCTGGTGCTCGAGAACAACCGAGGCAAGGCGTTCACCGCCAAGGGCTTCTACAACATGGTCAAGCGCGCCTGCATCGCCGCTGGCCTGCCGCACTGCTCAGCTCACGGCCTTCGCAAAGCTGCTGCTCGACGGCTCAGGGACGCGAACTGTTCGGACGATGAGGGCATGGCCATCACAGGGCACAAAACGGTGCGCGAATACCGCCGTTATGCTGGCGATTCGGGCAATGCAGAAAGGGCGGATAGCGCCATGCAGAAAGCCTACGGGGTGTCTAACCCGGTCGAATAG
- a CDS encoding phage major capsid protein, which translates to MKTADLMEQRAAIVDRMNAAHTSDDDTAFQTAETELRAIDAKLDRQKKIDAAERSETGTPLTTRDGGEFAELRNQSLIETLRYGAGMAVKDRAKIEREQAMLAERAGGPAKGVYVATELFEKRAADLTTGNASTIAPESFRPDLFVSALTNTAIVSRLGATTLTGLTGDVVIPRETGSPNVGWVNEDEALPTDGASFDSLTLTPHHVGVITELSRQLLLQSSPQVEGLVRSMMSRNVALEIDRAAIAGSGVGAEPRGLINDPNIPTVPFDTDLFTTTADMIALADVTNIGDSRAFLSTNGVRSTAMKLRDADGHAITLAETFHGEPAYFTNQAPNNLGAGTDEAGLVYGDWSDLLIGIWSQLDILVNPYAETAYSKGNILIRAMASVDFGVRRPASFVSATGVAG; encoded by the coding sequence ATGAAGACTGCGGACCTTATGGAGCAGCGGGCGGCCATTGTGGACCGCATGAACGCGGCTCACACCTCCGATGACGACACGGCTTTCCAGACGGCGGAAACCGAACTGCGCGCGATCGACGCGAAGCTGGACCGCCAGAAGAAGATCGACGCGGCCGAGCGATCCGAAACCGGAACGCCGCTCACCACGCGCGATGGCGGCGAGTTTGCCGAGCTGCGCAATCAGAGCCTGATCGAGACGCTGCGCTATGGCGCGGGCATGGCGGTGAAGGATCGCGCGAAGATCGAGCGCGAGCAGGCGATGCTTGCCGAGCGTGCTGGTGGCCCTGCCAAGGGCGTCTATGTCGCGACCGAGCTGTTCGAGAAGCGCGCGGCTGACCTGACGACCGGCAATGCTTCGACGATCGCACCGGAATCGTTCCGGCCTGATCTGTTCGTCTCGGCGCTCACGAACACCGCAATCGTTTCCCGCCTGGGTGCGACCACGCTCACCGGCCTGACCGGCGACGTGGTTATCCCGCGCGAAACCGGCAGCCCGAACGTCGGCTGGGTGAACGAGGACGAGGCGCTGCCGACCGATGGCGCGAGCTTCGACTCCCTGACCCTCACCCCGCATCACGTCGGTGTCATCACCGAACTGTCGCGGCAGTTGCTGTTGCAGTCCTCGCCTCAGGTGGAGGGGCTGGTGCGTTCGATGATGAGCCGCAACGTGGCGCTCGAAATCGACCGTGCGGCCATCGCTGGCAGCGGGGTGGGCGCTGAGCCGCGCGGGCTCATCAATGACCCGAACATTCCGACCGTTCCGTTCGATACCGATCTTTTCACGACCACGGCCGACATGATCGCGCTGGCGGACGTGACGAACATCGGTGACAGCCGCGCCTTCCTCTCGACCAACGGCGTTCGCTCGACGGCGATGAAGCTGCGGGACGCGGACGGCCACGCAATCACGCTGGCTGAGACGTTCCATGGCGAACCCGCCTATTTCACCAACCAGGCACCGAATAACCTTGGTGCTGGCACTGACGAAGCGGGGCTGGTCTATGGCGACTGGTCCGACCTCCTGATCGGTATCTGGTCGCAGCTCGACATTCTCGTGAACCCCTACGCGGAAACGGCCTACAGCAAGGGCAACATCCTGATCCGCGCGATGGCGTCGGTGGACTTCGGCGTGCGCCGTCCTGCCTCGTTCGTCTCGGCAACCGGGGTGGCTGGCTGA
- a CDS encoding mechanosensitive ion channel, with product MRFGNYRYDQDVAMQVLEKVGLAVLVLLVTWALARAAKWAFAKLVDNISFFQRGTGTGTSLGEALGKIVSLLIWLFGLLIILTVLGLGSVAGPVDSLLENVVAFVPRLVGAGLIFFIGMMVAKIVREIVLTTLQTVDFDRWANRGGVDSMTGNTAISRTVATIVYAVIVTLVAIMALDVLDISAISDPASDMLRMIFNAIPNIIGAAILLGIGYLISKFVVQILKEVLPGLGVDRALAETGMVGSGSTASGIIARVVQIAIILFFAIAATRLLGFPELTRILDQLLELGGRVVFGAVVIAFGFFIANLLARLIGGETGESSAAMIVKWATIVLFVFMGLQFTGIGGIIPGTALTIIVAGISVAGALAFGLGGRDWAARKLEQMDESMRGPGSPGSSSSPRRSDELPVERRTRPAASTDDDPLPPGA from the coding sequence ATGCGCTTTGGAAATTACCGATACGATCAGGACGTTGCGATGCAGGTCCTCGAGAAAGTGGGGCTGGCCGTTCTCGTCCTGCTCGTCACCTGGGCACTGGCCCGCGCGGCCAAATGGGCTTTCGCGAAACTGGTCGACAACATCTCCTTCTTCCAGCGTGGCACCGGCACCGGAACCTCGCTGGGCGAGGCGCTGGGCAAGATCGTCAGCCTGCTGATCTGGCTGTTCGGTCTGCTGATCATCCTGACCGTCCTCGGCCTCGGCAGCGTTGCCGGACCGGTCGACAGCCTGCTCGAGAATGTCGTCGCCTTTGTGCCCCGCCTCGTCGGCGCAGGGCTGATCTTCTTCATCGGCATGATGGTCGCCAAGATCGTGCGCGAAATCGTGCTGACGACGCTGCAGACGGTCGATTTCGACCGCTGGGCCAATCGCGGCGGGGTCGACAGCATGACCGGCAACACCGCGATCAGCCGCACCGTCGCGACGATCGTCTATGCCGTCATCGTCACCCTGGTGGCGATCATGGCGCTCGACGTGCTCGACATCAGCGCGATTTCCGACCCGGCGTCGGACATGCTGCGGATGATCTTCAACGCCATTCCGAACATCATCGGCGCGGCCATCCTGCTCGGCATCGGCTATCTGATCAGCAAGTTCGTGGTGCAGATCCTCAAGGAAGTGCTGCCCGGCCTCGGCGTCGACCGCGCGCTGGCCGAAACCGGCATGGTCGGATCGGGCTCCACCGCTTCGGGCATCATCGCCCGCGTGGTGCAGATCGCGATCATCCTGTTCTTCGCCATCGCCGCGACACGCCTGCTCGGCTTCCCGGAGCTGACCCGCATCCTCGACCAGCTGCTCGAGCTCGGCGGACGGGTGGTGTTCGGCGCGGTCGTCATCGCCTTCGGCTTCTTCATCGCCAATCTCCTCGCTCGCCTCATCGGCGGCGAGACGGGCGAGAGCAGCGCGGCGATGATCGTGAAGTGGGCCACCATCGTGCTGTTCGTCTTCATGGGCCTGCAGTTCACCGGCATCGGCGGAATCATCCCCGGCACCGCGCTGACGATCATCGTCGCCGGTATCTCGGTGGCGGGCGCGCTCGCCTTCGGGCTCGGCGGCCGCGACTGGGCTGCGCGCAAGCTCGAACAGATGGACGAGAGCATGCGCGGCCCCGGATCGCCCGGCTCGTCCTCGTCCCCGCGCCGCTCGGACGAACTGCCGGTCGAGCGCCGCACCCGGCCCGCAGCGTCGACGGACGACGATCCGCTGCCGCCCGGCGCCTGA